Genomic window (Henningerozyma blattae CBS 6284 chromosome 10, complete genome):
AGTCACAGTAGCAACACGTTTTAAGCCTGGTTCTGGAGTATTGCTAACTACTGCACCGGATGTCCCGCATGGATTCATAATGGATTTAGTTTGTACGTTTGTTATATGACTCACAACACTTGGATTAGTAACATGAAGTTCCTTTTGagtatttgtattagtCGATTGAGTAGAAGTTACATTGTTGTTTACATTTTGATGATCTTGATTAGTAAGTTTATCATTTCTCTTTTGAGTTGGTACATCCAcctgttgttgttgttgtggTCTTTCAACAGCCATCTTTATATGTTGtagaataaattattaaatcgTTATAATTGtagtttttttaaaaaaaaaactttaatgaaatcaaacaaataaaaagaatacaAATTGTATCGTATAGCTTATCTATACAATGTggttaataaaaaaaaggaattagAACGATCTAATATCCCTTGCTTGATAATCAGATTGCTTTTCGTAGGATATAACgatatttattaatctttcaatttcGCTTATTAATTGGATAATCAAAAGTTTAATGATGATCAATTGTACACCGATGGGAGTTGGAGTTTATGTATGGATTCTAACCTGGTAGGGCAAGGATTGCACGGTCTCACGCCTAGGACGACTCACAAGTCTAAATATACTGGAAAGTTCAGCTATGATAACGTTGTGGGACGGTTATGTAGtaaacaataaataaaaactaaagcaaaaataaaaaaactagTTTTGTTCCTCTTTCTATTTTCTTAACTGCGAGTCTTTTTTGTAGGACGATGATGGGCCCATTCTCTTTTCGCTACCGTTGCCTCCTCCAAAACGAAAACGAAACAAAGCAAAATTTGACGATGAGAAATGGGATGGAACTAAAATCCGACCGCAAAAAGGGAAAGCACATGGAAATCATGTGATGTACACGTGACGTGTTAAAGGGGTAATAAAGTGTcaataattgatatttggAGGTAGGcaaaattgatttaattataataataaaggttataataatgttgaattataaattatgtgtttaaagaaaatattttgtattttttttattttttattttttgtacTCTGAAAAGTAAAGCTCAGAAACaaagatttaattaaatattttcttatgTAATGatgattaaaaaataattcactTTGTGATTCTAAATGTAATCATGCTatagaaatttcaaatggATATGTATGCCAtaccaaaatattttgcttattaatcttcttttaatatagCTGTGTTGTGGACtcttttatcttttatttttattttctttttttttaaactttctCTTAAGattacaatattattaaactttaatattatgaaATAAGTTCCCCTTCTAATGTTATTTGCTAATGCTAATTATCTATGTTGTACGTTTAAATTACTGTCATTTGACCTTTTTCCGATGCTACTAATTAACGGTATTTCGAATTCTTTGtctaaaaagaaatatttgaaaaaatatacgtTATCAAGTAAAAACATATAGTTTAAAGAGTTATCTTTTGAAATGGTAGTTTACTAAAATAGTCGATTTCTACTATTTAAACTGTCGCTACATAAAGATACGTCATGACAATAGACcaagatttgaaaaaagcttataatttactatatgaaaagaaagataCTTTGAGTGCTTTAAAACTTTATCAATCAGTATTAgatcaaaataatgaaaacgTTATCGCATTAGTTTACAAAGCTGCCgcattagaaaaattatattatggTAATCCTGATTGGCATAATGACCAGACTTTAGAAAATTCCAAAGCTGCATTAGATTTTGCTTTAAAATTCTCAAAAATTAGAGGTAAGAGAGGTTTAATTGGTTTAGTTtattttagatattttgTTCATTATTTCAATGATAAAGATTATCTTATGGCTGATACATACATGACATTATGTACAGAGTTCGATTATAAAACAGATACATTGGAAATGTGGCAAACTCAATTGACTTCCAAATTAACCAAATTGGCTAAGAAGAAGGGTATCACTATCGAAGAATTAAGAATTCAAAATTCAACCATAATTGAACCAATTACCAATCCATTGTCGAAAACTGATAATAAGACTCCTACTCCAACGAAAACACTAGAAGTTCCAAATCCAGAACCTTTACCGTTACCTCAAGATAAAGTTGTCCCAACACCAACAAATACTGCCCCATCTACCACTTCTAACATATCTGCTCCAATTCCCTCTTTACAAATCCAACCTTCACAATCTAAATTAAGAACTGATTGGTATCAATCTCAAAGTAATGTAACTCTCTCCATTTTTACTAGTAATTTACCAGACTCTAAAGATGATATCAAATGGGAAATTAAtgctaaaaataaaatgtcTTTACAAATCAGTTATACTATTCCAGAAACTGGATCTGAGTTCCAATATTCTATCAAATTAGCTCATGAAATTATACCTGACCAAACAAATATCCATTTAACAAATAAGAAAATCGAACTTACTTTTAAAAAGCaagattcaaaaaaatggaaaacTTTGGAAAGAGATGAAAGCATTGATGAGGCTGCCATATCTACATCTAATATAGGAGCAATTACAACTACGGAAACGAAACCTAATATATCCTAtccttcttcttcaaaaaaGGGCATTGATTGGTCTAAAGTTAATGTGGATGATGCTGACGGAGACTTCAATGAAGATGAGGGTTCTGCTGATgcatttttccaaaaactATATGCTGATGCAGACCCTGATGTTAAACGTGCTATGATGAAATCGTTTGTTGAAAGTAATGGTACTACATTGAATACTAATTGGGATGAGGTTAAAAAAGGTAAAGTCGAAACACATCCTCCTGAAGGTATGGTCGCTAAGGAATGGTAAACATGCATAATAGTGTTTTATTCAGGTCATTAAGGTCCAAAGGGTATTAgctatttatatatatgtctaCATATTTGTATCTATATACAGTTATTTCAAACAAAAGAGTTTTCATAGACTTCTGTTTGTTAATGTTACAATGAATTATTGGtttgtttcaaaaaaaaagaaggtTGAAGAATATATAGAAAGTATATGTGACgctgttttttttcagtcTAAGCATCATACacttaaataaaaaaaaatatttttattaattaaaagccataatattgaaaaagttaTCTATCATAATGGATGTTTTGCaagttgaatatttaaatattaaagtcTTGAATGGTTCATTAGTTCTCTAATTTCGAGAATCGTTCATTTTgccaatttaaatattcatagtcgatatcattttcattgtCCATTATGCTTGTATCATCATAAATACTATTGTTTATTTCTCCCTTAATGTTGATAACATGCTTACCTTCTGGCGATGTTGTTATCTTATAGACACTATTTTCTGGTTCTCTAAATGGACTACTTCTAGTATTGCAAATTGAATTCTGAGGGACTTCATAGTTTTCAGATTGAAATTCTTTAGAATATTGCTTGATACTATTTTTCCCTTGTGGGGATGAACTTGGAgcttcattttctttattaccATCTGataaaagttttaatatATCCTTTGGTTCTACATGAATTGTTGGGATATTACTTTGGGTCCTATTTAACCTTTGTTGTGTAACTGGGAACAAAGTTGTTGGACGAATAAATCCACTAGATGAATATACTGAGTTTACATTAAATTTTGG
Coding sequences:
- the SGT1 gene encoding co-chaperone SGT1 (similar to Saccharomyces cerevisiae SGT1 (YOR057W); ancestral locus Anc_5.657), which encodes MTIDQDLKKAYNLLYEKKDTLSALKLYQSVLDQNNENVIALVYKAAALEKLYYGNPDWHNDQTLENSKAALDFALKFSKIRGKRGLIGLVYFRYFVHYFNDKDYLMADTYMTLCTEFDYKTDTLEMWQTQLTSKLTKLAKKKGITIEELRIQNSTIIEPITNPLSKTDNKTPTPTKTLEVPNPEPLPLPQDKVVPTPTNTAPSTTSNISAPIPSLQIQPSQSKLRTDWYQSQSNVTLSIFTSNLPDSKDDIKWEINAKNKMSLQISYTIPETGSEFQYSIKLAHEIIPDQTNIHLTNKKIELTFKKQDSKKWKTLERDESIDEAAISTSNIGAITTTETKPNISYPSSSKKGIDWSKVNVDDADGDFNEDEGSADAFFQKLYADADPDVKRAMMKSFVESNGTTLNTNWDEVKKGKVETHPPEGMVAKEW